One window from the genome of Periophthalmus magnuspinnatus isolate fPerMag1 chromosome 18, fPerMag1.2.pri, whole genome shotgun sequence encodes:
- the msantd1 gene encoding myb/SANT-like DNA-binding domain-containing protein 1, with product MAQNLTADSNAAPSAVKAFQIHPVKIEGMQPAQPAHQPKISLANMAAAEDSFSYLTPGSSEKHRRAPNWTDGEMKALLFVWEEFHHELKSSKRNAKVYEKMSQRFFQLTGEQRFKEEIKMKITNMSFQYRRLKATQADNGDVPDWPYYKTIEKILNNPVENGRINNMEFNAAVAGPSTSSPGDSSQVLHTEDGIVEFLPEYTGSSDEMEIKQELDSLSSDSDLIQASSLQSSGKKRLTDKKQLQLKRKKLRLMQCMLQEQRRSSRALEEMCREVRRALHQQNLVQVQCLQMQERMMNLMERMITLPSASSQSRLHDPNNH from the exons ATGGCACAGAATCTGACTGCAGACAGCAACGCAGCTCCCAGTGCAGTAAAAGCCTTTCAAATCCACCCGGTTAAGATTGAAGGCATGCAGCCAGCACAGCCCGCACACCAGCCAAAGATAAGCCTCGCAAACATGGCCGCCGCAGAGGACAGCTTCAGCTACTTAACGCCAGGAAGCAGTGAGAAGCACAGGAGAGCCCCCAACTGGACGGATGGGGAAATGAAGGCGCTCCTGTTCGTTTGGGAGGAATTCCACCATGAATTAAAGAGCAGCAAAAGGAACGCGAAGGTCTACGAGAAGATGTCACAGAGGTTCTTCCAGCTGACGGGAGAGCAGCGCTTCAAGGAGGAGATCAAGATGAAAATCACTAACATGTCTTTCCAGTACAG GAGGCTAAAAGCGACGCAAGCCGACAACGGGGACGTCCCAGACTGGCCCTACTACAAAACCATAGAGAAGATCCTGAATAACCCGGTGGAAAATGGCAGAATAAACAATATGGAGTTCAACGCGGCTGTAGCGGGGCCCTCCACCTCATCCCCGGGCGACTCCTCACAAGTGCTCCACACAGAAGACGGCATTGTGGAGTTTCTGCCCGAGTACACTGGCTCCTCAGACGAGATGGAGATCAAACAGGAGCTGGACTCGCTCAGCTCCGACAGTGACCTCATACAAGCGTCCAG CTTACAGTCGTCGGGTAAAAAACGTCTGACGGACAAAAAGCAGCTGCAGTTGAAGCGGAAGAAGCTGCGGCTGATGCAGTGTATGcttcaggagcagaggaggtccAGCCGCGCTCTGGAGGAGATGTGCAGGGAGGTGAGGAGAGCGCTGCACCAACAGAACCTGGTCCAAGTGCAGTGTCTCCAGATGCAGGAGCGGATGATGAACCTGATGGAGCGAATGATCACGCTCCCGTCCGCCTCTTCGCAGAGCCGACTCCACGACCCCAACAACCACTGA
- the dtx4a gene encoding E3 ubiquitin-protein ligase DTX4a has product MLLASAVVVWEWLNEHGRWRPYSPAVCHHIEAVIRSDPRGASVLLGQVDSRLSPYIIDLQSMHQFRQDTGTLRPVRRSFYDPTSAPGQGWLWEWENDAGSWTAFDTEVGNAIQAARDRQQPWLDLAPLGFSYLIDFENMTQINGQTQRCRRIQRRSDLAYPMVSGPLPKSHQAWGPTSMSGTGGLLGVDVSSMGVRMNSSGNGSAYPSGALPASAITSLGQPCACQQCMMVLGVKTGALSSFSTVSSAQTLGRRPAQTKLPLPTISPKVHSYSVPGGSYSLTLPRPLTLQRTLPSHRTSVMGATGGYSVGGMGGPSVVGGGGVGGGYALGGGYGHSLSLLGSATAALSISSSRPPPPPLPPPAPPPPSLTPPSTAPNPTHPSLSSGLSVSCPAPASSSGPSLISTVSSTCAPSPSARVLGPVSLSGAPTCAAPLPPRSSLAGLSRPALQRIAMAQSRALIASGVPTVPVKNLNGSSPVHPALAGITGILMSAAGLPVCLTRPPKLVLHPPPVSKSDIKPVPGLGHCCRKTTKKQARKGKTPEEVVKRYLQKVRNPPEEDCTICMEALSGPSGYKGPGVGGISRAESVGRLTQCGHQYHLQCLVAMYNNGNKDGSLQCPTCKTIYGVKTGNQPPGKMEYHVIPHSLPGHPDCKAIRIIYNIPPGIQGPEHPNPGKPFTARGFPRHCYLPDSEKGRKVLRLLLVAWDRRLIFSVGTSSTTGESDTVIWNEVHHKTEFGSNLTGHGYPDPAHLDNVLEELKAQGITEDECLPRD; this is encoded by the exons ATGTTACTAGCCTCCGCTGTTGTGGTATGGGAATGGCTAAACGAGCACGGACGCTGGCGGCCCTACAGCCCCGCGGTCTGTCACCACATCGAGGCAGTGATCCGGAGCGACCCGCGCGGTGCTAGTGTGCTCCTCGGACAGGTGGACTCTCGCCTCTCGCCCTACATCATCGATCTGCAGTCCATGCACCAGTTCAGACAAGACACAG GGACCCTTCGGCCTGTACGACGCAGCTTCTACGACCCCACCTCTGCCCCGGGGCAGGGCTGGCTGTGGGAGTGGGAAAACGACGCCGGGAGTTGGACCGCGTTTGACACCGAGGTGGGCAATGCCATCCAGGCGGCTCGGGACCGACAGCAGCCCTGGCTGGACCTGGCTCCACTAGGATTCTCCTACCTCATTGACTTTGAAAACATGACCCAAATCAATGGGCAAACACAGCGCTGTCGGCGGATCCAGCGGCGCTCGGATCTGGCCTACCCCATGGTGTCTGGACCGCTGCCAAAGTCGCACCAGGCCTGGGGACCCACGTCCATGTCGGGCACCGGGGGACTGCTGGGTGTGGACGTGTCCAGTATGGGGGTGAGGATGAACAGCAGCGGAAATGGGAGCGCTTACCCCAGCGGGGCGCTCCCCGCCTCCGCCATCACCTCTCTGGGACAGCCCTGTGCCTGTCAGCAGTGCATGATGGTGCTGGGTGTAAAGACCGGAGCTTTGTCCTCTTTCTCCACCGTGTCGTCCGCTCAGACTCTGGGACGGCGTCCTGCACAGACTAAACTGCCTCTGCCGACCATCAGCCCCAAAGTTCACTCTTACTCTGTCCCAGGAGGCTCGTACTCCCTGACGCTCCCCCGCCCTCTGACACTGCAGCGCACACTGCCCTCACACAGGACGTCAGTGATGGGGGCCACGGGGGGGTACAGTGTGGGGGGGATGGGGGGTCCGAGCGTCGTGGGCGGCGGCGGCGTAGGCGGCGGATACGCTCTGGGAGGAGGTTACggccactctctgtctctcctcggTTCAGCCACCGCAGCTCTGTCCATCTCCTCAAGTCGACCCCCTCCGCCCCCTCTGCCCCCACCAGCCCCgccacccccctccctcacccctccGTCCACCGCCCCAAACCCCACTCACCCGTCCCTCTCCTCGGGGCTCTCAGTGTCCTGTCCCGCTCCCGCCTCTTCTTCTGGTCCCTCCCTGATCTCTACGGTCTCCTCCACCTGCGCGCCCTCTCCCTCCGCCCGAGTCCTGGGACCGGTGTCTCTGTCCGGGGCCCCCACCTGTGCCGCTCCTCTTCCCCCTCGCTCCAGTCTGGCCGGACTTAGTCGCCCGGCGCTGCAGAGGATCGCCATGGCCCAGTCCCGCGCCCTCATCGCCTCTGG AGTTCCCACGGTTCCAGTGAAGAACCTGAACGGGTCCAGTCCTGTGCATCCTGCTCTGGCCG GCATCACAGGCATCCTCATGAGCGCCGCTGGACTTCCTGTTTGTCTGACCCGTCCGCCCAAGCTGGTCCTCCATCCTCCCCCCGTGAGCAAGAGCGACATCAAACCGGTCCCGGGCCTGGGCCACTGCTGCCGTAAGACCACCAAGAAACAGGCCCGCAAAG gAAAGACACCTGAGGAAGTCGTGAAGAGATATCTCCAGAAAGTTCGCAATCCTCCTGAAGAA GACTGCACCATCTGCATGGAGGCTCTGTCCGGACCCTCGGGTTATAAGGGTCCCGGGGTGGGGGGCATTTCTCGCGCTGAGTCGGTGGGACGCCTGACGCAGTGCGGGCATCAgtaccacctccagtgtctcGTCGCCATGTACAACAACGGAAACAAAGACGGCAGCCTCCAGTGTCCCACCTGCAAAACCATCTACGGCGTGAAGACCGGGAACCAGCCGCCCGGCAAAATGGAGTACCACGTCATCCCCCACTCGCTCCCGGGACACCCAGACTGCAAAGCCATCCGGATCATTTACAACATTCCCCCCGGGATCCAG GGGCCAGAGCATCCCAACCCCGGAAAACCCTTCACCGCGAGAGGCTTTCCCCGACACTGCTACCTCCCCGACAGCGAGAAGGGCCGCAag GTCTTGCGGTTGCTCTTAGTCGCCTGGGACCGCCGCCTCATCTTCTCCGTGGGGACGTCCAGCACGACGGGCGAGTCCGACACCGTCATCTGGAACGAGGTCCACCACAAGACCGAGTTCGGCTCCAACCTGACGGGCCACGGCTACCCCGACCCCGCCCACCTGGACAACGTCCTGGAGGAGCTGAAAGCGCAGGGCATCACGGAGGACGAGTGTCTCCCCCGGGACTGA
- the si:ch211-119e14.1 gene encoding nucleolin: MEKKPKMNEDGELINLVTHTTILALFFFLVALLILLFFLYKYLNREANGKYTVQRIVFREGGLRDRARDATVAVATRLGVPLGHQRGPDSSEEDEAYGDEEEGRVNSNGTNGRDEDEDEAEQVDKQKSDSEGELNDVKGKSEDNSAESSDEEQQPLVEPAPEPKAEAGKVEEPAAGEEEEDKLVMSGPIVINLNQFSGSVQWSEEDGDKGVVGDVTPL; the protein is encoded by the exons ATGgagaaaa aacCCAAAATGAACGAAGACGGGGAGCTCATCAACTTAGTGACCCACACGACTATCTTAGCTCTGTTTTTCTTCCTGGTCGCTCTTCTCATCCTGCTGTTTTTCCTGTACAAATACTTAAACAGGGAAGCAAATGGAAAATACACCGTCCAACGCATTGTATTCAGGGAAGGGGGGTTGCGGGATAGGGCCAGAGATGCAACAGTGGCCGTGGCAACCCGCCTGGGAGTCCCACTGGGGCATCAAAGGGGTCCAGACTCGAGTGAAGAGGATGAGGCGTatggggatgaggaggaggggcgggtgAATTCAAACGGTACCAACGGGagagatgaagatgaagatgaagctGAGCAGGTTGATAAACAGAAAAGTGATAGCGAAGGTGAACTTAACGACGTAAAGGGGAAGTCTGAAGACAATTCAGCAGAAAGCTCAGATGAGGAACAGCAACCTCTCGTCGAACCTGCGCCGGAGCCGAAGGCAGAGGCCGGTAAGGTGGAGGAGCCAGCGGCaggtgaagaagaggaagacaaACTGGTGATGAGTGGACCCATAGTCATCAACCTCAACCAATTTTCAGGCAGTGTCCAGTGGTCTGAAGAAGATGGAGATAAAGGTGTAGTAGGTGATGTAACACCACTGTAA